A region from the Myxococcaceae bacterium JPH2 genome encodes:
- a CDS encoding tetratricopeptide repeat protein: MLERSFLFRLLAAVALSAPCACATTSASSAELVALQAEVRTLRDTQSRLQERLQRLEDRDAVSRAPRAAAAPAPVSSTPAAAEGSSLNLPPSELAVVRLKPRNDPAPRIPTAVAVVEPDSDQMEMFISPVEESSAASVTPVHESGLPERDPAVLDAEYEHSVSLLRTGNVEGGVERLARFAAENPRHPRADNALYFSGLGQVGLKDYAAAAKTFERLIETYPAGDAMLDGMLRLAECRVRLNQAAQARALYTRVVTQFPGTAAATQAEQRLAALSP; this comes from the coding sequence GTGCTGGAGCGCTCCTTCCTCTTCCGTCTGCTGGCTGCCGTGGCGCTGAGCGCGCCCTGCGCCTGCGCCACCACCTCCGCCTCATCGGCGGAACTCGTGGCGTTGCAGGCCGAGGTGCGCACGCTGCGCGACACGCAGTCTCGGCTCCAGGAGCGCCTGCAGCGCTTGGAGGACCGCGATGCTGTCAGTCGCGCTCCCCGAGCCGCCGCCGCGCCGGCGCCCGTGTCCTCCACTCCCGCCGCGGCAGAGGGCTCGTCCCTGAACCTGCCGCCGTCGGAGCTGGCGGTGGTGCGGCTCAAGCCCCGGAATGATCCCGCGCCTCGCATCCCCACCGCCGTCGCCGTGGTGGAGCCGGACTCGGATCAGATGGAGATGTTCATTTCTCCGGTGGAGGAGTCCTCGGCCGCGTCCGTCACGCCAGTCCATGAGTCGGGCCTGCCGGAGCGCGACCCCGCGGTGCTCGACGCGGAGTACGAGCACTCCGTTTCGCTCCTGCGCACGGGCAACGTGGAGGGCGGGGTGGAGCGACTGGCCCGCTTCGCCGCGGAGAATCCCCGCCACCCCCGCGCCGACAACGCGCTGTACTTCAGCGGGTTGGGCCAGGTGGGGTTGAAGGACTACGCCGCCGCCGCGAAGACGTTCGAGCGGCTCATCGAGACCTATCCCGCCGGAGATGCCATGCTGGACGGCATGCTTCGGCTCGCGGAGTGCCGGGTGCGGCTGAACCAGGCCGCGCAAGCCCGTGCACTCTACACCCGCGTCGTCACCCAGTTCCCGGGGACGGCCGCCGCCACGCAGGCGGAGCAGCGGCTCGCCGCGCTCTCGCCTTGA
- a CDS encoding DNA-processing protein DprA: MADAATNHLSAEQQACLALWAIPGLGPRTLAGLRVFAQGDLGALASSPVREWVARAPVPAPVRARLARVESLPALAERLWTACQSSGTQVAFAGQPAYPERLREVADAPPLLFYRGEPGPPRRRVAMVGSRHPDQGFLPFARTFARRVAESGVGVVSGAAAGVDRACHWGALDADGETWAFLGSALDALDPAQARLLPHLLGRGGVFFSELPPGVRASTTTFPRRNRLISGASDAILVLRAGLSSGSLYTVEAGRAQGRPVLALPGDVWQEAAAGCNALLRDGLARACTSPEDVWRAVGIHPGRAVPPGEDASWWEALSTEARGAYRLLGKVPRSFDDVLAGGQLSVAALTSALVELELSGLVVQHPGKLYEKV; this comes from the coding sequence ATGGCGGACGCGGCGACGAACCATCTCTCGGCGGAACAACAGGCGTGTCTGGCGCTCTGGGCCATTCCTGGTCTGGGGCCTCGGACGCTCGCGGGGCTTCGTGTGTTCGCGCAGGGAGACCTGGGCGCGCTGGCGAGCAGCCCGGTGAGGGAGTGGGTGGCCCGCGCGCCAGTGCCCGCGCCCGTGCGAGCGCGGCTCGCCCGAGTCGAGTCGCTCCCGGCGTTGGCGGAGCGCCTCTGGACTGCCTGTCAGTCATCCGGGACCCAGGTGGCCTTCGCGGGGCAGCCCGCGTACCCGGAGCGGCTGCGGGAGGTGGCGGATGCGCCTCCGCTGCTTTTCTATCGGGGAGAGCCGGGGCCTCCTCGGCGCCGGGTGGCCATGGTGGGCAGCCGGCATCCGGACCAGGGATTCCTGCCCTTTGCCCGCACGTTCGCCCGACGCGTGGCGGAATCCGGCGTGGGGGTGGTGTCGGGCGCGGCGGCGGGGGTGGACCGAGCGTGCCACTGGGGAGCGCTCGACGCGGATGGGGAGACGTGGGCGTTCCTGGGGTCCGCGCTGGACGCGTTGGACCCAGCCCAGGCCCGGCTGCTGCCTCACCTCCTGGGACGTGGGGGCGTGTTCTTCAGTGAACTCCCACCGGGCGTCCGAGCCAGCACGACGACGTTCCCGCGCCGCAACCGGCTCATTTCCGGCGCATCGGACGCGATCCTGGTGCTCCGGGCCGGCCTGTCGTCCGGCAGTCTCTATACGGTGGAGGCCGGGAGGGCCCAGGGCCGGCCGGTGCTCGCCTTGCCCGGCGACGTGTGGCAGGAGGCGGCGGCCGGCTGCAATGCCCTGCTTCGGGACGGGCTGGCGCGGGCGTGCACGTCTCCCGAAGACGTGTGGCGGGCGGTGGGCATCCATCCAGGACGGGCCGTACCTCCTGGAGAGGACGCTTCATGGTGGGAGGCGCTTTCCACGGAAGCGCGTGGGGCCTACCGGTTGTTGGGCAAGGTTCCCCGCTCTTTCGATGACGTCCTGGCGGGCGGCCAGTTATCGGTGGCGGCCCTGACGAGCGCCTTGGTGGAGTTGGAGTTGTCGGGGCTGGTGGTTCAGCACCCGGGAAAGCTGTACGAGAAGGTCTGA
- the pgeF gene encoding peptidoglycan editing factor PgeF, with protein MTLPSFVTSSLLPVPHGFSTRAGGVSEGPYASLNLGFAVGDERERVEENHRRLAKAAGAALGALGRVSQVHGDRVLEARGGTADAGLRPVLGEADALWTEEEGGWVAVGTADCVPVLLVDPDGQRVAAVHSGWRGTDADISARAVEVLVARGARPERLLAAVGPAIQRCCYEVSPELAERFTRRFGPDVVTPHATHPHLDLPFAVRRTLLTAGLLPAHVDVLQACTACDAARFFSHRRDAGRTGRHLNFVVRRFSPGPIS; from the coding sequence ATGACGCTGCCTTCTTTCGTGACGTCCTCCCTGCTGCCCGTTCCGCATGGCTTTTCCACCCGAGCGGGCGGGGTGTCCGAGGGCCCCTATGCCTCGCTCAACCTGGGGTTCGCGGTGGGGGATGAGCGCGAGCGCGTGGAGGAGAACCACCGAAGGCTCGCGAAGGCCGCCGGGGCCGCATTGGGTGCGCTGGGGCGCGTCTCGCAGGTCCACGGAGACCGGGTACTCGAAGCGCGCGGCGGCACGGCCGACGCGGGGCTGCGCCCGGTGCTCGGAGAGGCGGACGCCCTCTGGACCGAGGAGGAGGGGGGCTGGGTGGCGGTGGGGACGGCGGATTGCGTGCCCGTGCTGCTGGTGGATCCCGACGGCCAGCGGGTGGCGGCGGTGCACTCGGGGTGGCGGGGGACGGACGCGGACATCAGCGCGCGAGCGGTGGAGGTGCTGGTGGCGCGAGGGGCGCGGCCGGAGCGACTGCTCGCGGCGGTGGGGCCCGCCATCCAGCGCTGCTGCTACGAAGTCTCGCCGGAGCTGGCCGAGCGCTTCACGCGCCGCTTCGGCCCCGACGTGGTGACCCCTCATGCCACGCATCCCCATCTCGACCTGCCGTTCGCGGTGCGGCGCACGCTGCTCACGGCGGGGCTGCTGCCCGCACATGTGGACGTGCTACAGGCCTGTACGGCGTGTGACGCGGCGCGGTTCTTCTCGCATCGCCGAGACGCGGGACGCACCGGGCGTCACCTCAACTTCGTGGTGAGGCGCTTCTCGCCTGGGCCGATTTCTTGA
- a CDS encoding LysM peptidoglycan-binding domain-containing protein, with translation MRTRILASLLVPLAIAPVWTARAQQQDGAEDESSQGGETEGTEVADEPERPTRVAVPPGTQGRESAPGEVHTVESGDTLWDLSQRYLGSPWYWPKVWSYNPEIANPHWIYPGNQVRFFAAGEEVPSRVEAGAPAEVAPATEIPEETNAVTVSGKIGYDGSNATTVTTQAFVTARELDEAGRIEGASTGSVMLSAPDQVYVRFKRNKAAKVGDRYIVFHTQQEVKHPVTGARAGYLTQLLGSLRVVALNDQVVTAQIMETWDPISRGDLVGPYGEHLTSKVAPKPNAKEVQGVVLLPMVPYLTMVAENYFVVIDRGSAEGVQLGNTFTIERKGDPSNDVLGKPHPKPGEVAKNDRVYPWERIGQCMVTELREHSSNCLLSRTLQEIGPGDRAVMRVGGAPTASR, from the coding sequence ATGCGCACCCGGATCCTCGCCTCGCTGCTCGTGCCACTTGCCATCGCACCCGTCTGGACGGCCCGCGCTCAGCAGCAAGATGGCGCCGAAGACGAGTCCTCCCAGGGCGGTGAGACGGAGGGCACCGAGGTCGCCGATGAGCCCGAGCGTCCCACCCGCGTCGCCGTCCCCCCAGGCACCCAGGGCCGCGAGAGCGCGCCGGGTGAGGTCCACACGGTGGAGTCGGGAGACACGCTGTGGGACCTGTCCCAGCGCTACCTCGGCAGCCCCTGGTACTGGCCCAAGGTCTGGTCCTACAACCCGGAGATCGCCAACCCGCACTGGATCTACCCGGGCAACCAGGTCCGCTTCTTCGCCGCGGGCGAGGAAGTTCCCTCGCGCGTCGAGGCGGGAGCGCCCGCGGAGGTCGCGCCGGCCACGGAGATCCCCGAGGAGACCAACGCGGTCACCGTCAGCGGGAAGATTGGCTACGACGGCTCCAACGCCACCACCGTGACGACGCAGGCTTTCGTCACCGCGCGCGAGCTGGACGAGGCGGGCCGCATCGAGGGCGCGTCCACGGGCTCGGTGATGCTGTCCGCGCCGGATCAGGTCTACGTGCGCTTCAAGCGCAACAAGGCCGCCAAGGTGGGCGACCGCTACATCGTCTTCCACACCCAGCAAGAGGTGAAGCACCCGGTGACGGGCGCTCGCGCGGGCTACCTCACCCAGCTGCTGGGCTCGCTGCGCGTGGTGGCGCTGAACGATCAGGTCGTCACGGCGCAGATCATGGAGACGTGGGACCCCATCTCCCGCGGTGACCTGGTGGGCCCCTACGGCGAGCACCTCACCTCGAAGGTCGCGCCCAAGCCCAACGCCAAGGAAGTGCAGGGCGTCGTCCTCCTCCCGATGGTGCCGTACCTGACCATGGTCGCGGAGAACTACTTCGTCGTCATCGACCGGGGCAGCGCCGAAGGCGTGCAGCTGGGCAACACCTTCACCATCGAGCGCAAGGGCGACCCGTCCAACGACGTGCTGGGCAAGCCGCATCCCAAGCCCGGCGAGGTGGCCAAGAACGACCGCGTCTATCCCTGGGAGCGCATTGGCCAGTGCATGGTCACCGAGCTGCGCGAGCACAGCTCGAACTGTCTCCTGAGCCGGACCCTCCAAGAGATTGGTCCCGGCGACCGGGCGGTGATGCGGGTGGGTGGCGCACCCACCGCGAGCCGCTGA
- a CDS encoding diguanylate cyclase — MALGPDTIGRKLLWSIALPGLVVALLGVGHFGREARQAVREGTHLEALALAEFVASTFTLPQAPGAPPHGAVAEVLASDARLFRSVEDLRVLTPDGRIRWSRRAGEQGHLHPEATRLTAPGPEAARSSEHGTEVVRPLGGPECTGCHTGEGGQRAGVLQVRMTEPVLYRQLQQVFRSALGAMALFAAMLGLVTWLALRFVLTRPLKRLSEVMRRAEAGDLLVRAEARGTDEISRLGAAFNQMLARLTSMKVEEIDTHRDLALVKEKLALKDELEERLRELSLLFDVARSLNSTLELDELLGRITQLVVERLHIPDFSIMLVNADGMLEVRRAWPEGSGAEGMTFAMGEGACGRAAQTRKSVYIPDLADRTSVYARRALVNGRKDEGSLLAVPMVHVDTLLGVINFLRPQPAGFSAEEIELLTSVGDQAATAVQNARLHAETVTLTLTDALTGVPNRRHLFQRLELEMARAQRFGVPLALLMVDVDHFKRLNDLAGHRAGDETLRRVCDVLRMRARKVDTLGRYGGEEFVLLLPQVTKEDATEVAEKLRRAVADAPDLAQAGLPGGHITVSVGVAHFPTDANSQEMLVDCADSALYCSKRTGRNRTTPYETGMEMHPGRERGPQAPPAEPAAPALPSGIAKA; from the coding sequence ATGGCCCTGGGTCCCGACACGATTGGTAGGAAGTTGTTGTGGAGCATCGCCCTGCCCGGGTTGGTGGTGGCGTTGCTGGGCGTGGGCCACTTCGGACGTGAGGCGCGGCAGGCCGTTCGCGAAGGCACGCACCTGGAAGCACTCGCGCTGGCCGAGTTCGTCGCATCCACCTTCACCCTGCCCCAGGCCCCGGGCGCGCCGCCCCACGGCGCCGTGGCCGAAGTGCTGGCATCGGATGCGCGCTTGTTCCGCTCGGTCGAGGACCTGCGCGTGCTCACGCCCGACGGGCGGATCCGCTGGAGCCGGCGCGCGGGCGAGCAAGGGCACCTGCACCCCGAGGCCACCCGGCTGACCGCTCCCGGCCCGGAGGCCGCACGCTCCAGCGAGCACGGCACCGAGGTGGTGCGTCCACTGGGCGGCCCCGAGTGCACTGGCTGCCACACGGGCGAAGGGGGACAGCGCGCGGGCGTGCTCCAGGTGCGCATGACGGAGCCCGTGCTCTACCGCCAGCTCCAGCAGGTGTTCCGCAGCGCGCTCGGCGCGATGGCCCTGTTCGCGGCCATGCTGGGACTGGTGACGTGGCTGGCGCTGCGCTTCGTCCTCACGCGCCCGCTGAAGCGACTGAGCGAGGTCATGCGCCGCGCCGAGGCCGGAGACCTGTTGGTGCGCGCCGAGGCTCGCGGCACGGACGAAATCTCCCGGCTGGGCGCCGCCTTCAACCAGATGCTGGCGCGCCTCACGTCCATGAAGGTGGAGGAGATCGACACCCACCGAGACCTCGCGCTGGTGAAGGAGAAGCTGGCGCTGAAGGACGAATTGGAAGAGCGCCTGCGCGAGCTGTCGCTCCTGTTCGACGTGGCGCGCTCGCTCAACTCCACGCTGGAGCTGGACGAGCTGCTCGGGCGCATCACCCAGCTCGTGGTGGAGCGGCTCCACATCCCCGACTTCTCCATCATGCTCGTCAACGCTGACGGAATGCTGGAGGTGCGCCGCGCCTGGCCGGAAGGCAGCGGCGCGGAGGGGATGACGTTCGCGATGGGCGAAGGCGCCTGTGGCCGCGCCGCGCAGACGCGCAAGTCCGTGTACATCCCCGACCTCGCCGACCGCACCAGCGTCTATGCGCGTCGGGCCCTGGTGAACGGACGCAAGGACGAGGGCTCGCTGTTGGCCGTGCCCATGGTGCACGTGGACACGCTGCTGGGCGTCATCAACTTCCTGCGGCCCCAGCCGGCCGGCTTCTCCGCGGAGGAGATCGAGCTGCTCACGTCGGTGGGGGACCAGGCCGCCACCGCGGTGCAGAACGCGCGGCTCCACGCGGAGACGGTGACGCTCACGCTCACGGACGCGCTCACGGGCGTGCCCAACCGGCGCCACCTGTTCCAGCGGCTCGAGTTGGAGATGGCTCGGGCGCAGCGCTTCGGTGTTCCGCTCGCCTTGCTGATGGTGGACGTGGATCACTTCAAGCGGCTCAACGACCTCGCGGGCCATCGCGCGGGTGACGAGACGCTCCGCCGGGTCTGCGACGTGCTCAGGATGCGCGCGCGCAAGGTGGACACCCTGGGCCGCTACGGTGGCGAGGAATTCGTCCTCCTCTTGCCGCAGGTGACCAAGGAGGACGCCACCGAGGTCGCGGAGAAGCTGCGCCGCGCGGTGGCCGATGCCCCGGACCTCGCCCAGGCGGGCCTGCCCGGCGGGCACATCACCGTCTCGGTGGGCGTGGCCCACTTCCCCACCGACGCGAACAGCCAGGAGATGCTGGTGGATTGCGCGGACTCGGCGCTCTATTGCAGCAAGCGCACGGGGCGAAACCGTACCACGCCGTACGAGACCGGGATGGAGATGCATCCCGGGCGAGAGCGCGGGCCGCAGGCCCCTCCCGCCGAGCCCGCTGCGCCCGCCCTCCCCTCCGGCATCGCCAAGGCCTGA